From the Helianthus annuus cultivar XRQ/B chromosome 17, HanXRQr2.0-SUNRISE, whole genome shotgun sequence genome, the window TTACGTGAATATGAAAAGATGCATTATCTTTACATGTATACTCATACGCAGGAAGAACTTAAGAAGGCTAAATTTGAAGCGACATCGAAAATTAAAGAACTGACTGAGGTAAAACCTGAAACTTAGCTATACCACAATGTCATTAGCTATTTCAAATGTACATGTTCTTTTACTAAGTTTCCTAAACAGATTTAAGTGATTTTACTTGCATTTTAGAAACCTTATTCTGCGTTCTGTAAACTGTATTCAGGTCCATAGTGCATGGCTGCCACCTTGGCTTGCAGCCCGTTTGGCTGGTTTTCAggtagttttttatttatttatttatttatttttttttaatttgccATTTGTGGCTAAACAATCAGGTCTGATTACATTAGTATCATGCAGTCTTATGCGGATAACCACTGGAAAGAACATGGAAAACCTGCTTTTGAGTCACTTAAGCAAAAGGTAATATTTGTATATGTAGCAGGCACTATTGCATGTGCCCGTTATTAAAACATGCTACACATATTTTGGATAACTGTTCTTATGCCTTATGAGAAACTTGTAACGTACGAACGTCTCATTTTTCTTGTGGCAGGCCTTTGAGAAAAAGGCACAAGCTGACAAATGGGCTGAACCTCATGTTCAGACAATCAAAACTGTAAGTGACTTTCAAAATATGAATATCATATTGTTCGATcagttaattttatttattttttcactCGATTTGATTTTCTAATTCTGAATATACGCAGAAATGGATCCCAGCTGCCAGGGAACAATGGGTGTTGGTGGTAACTAACGTCGAACCGCAACTACAATCATTAACCAAGAAGACCAAAGAGGTTTATATTCAGTCTAAGGATGCTATAACTCCACATGTGATCAAAATTAAGGAAGTTGTAGACCCTCACTTTCAGGTATTTATTTATATGTTCGCATGACTGTAGATATTGTTCTAATTATTAAACTATGCGGTGACAGACTGTCAAGAAGGTCTCCAAGCCGTACATTGACCAGATTGCCACTGCAACAAAGCCTCATCTTGATAAAGCTCGGGAAACAGTGGCACCTTACACAAAGGAGGCGGTTATTGCTTATGGGAAGTTTCTTGAATCAGCTACTAAATATCATCATCAGGTATATAATACAAGGGTCTGGTATTTGCTgcttgtttagtttttttttttgtttgaatttTGGCAGTCTTGACCCGTTTATTTACAAATGGGTCGGTTTATGTTATGCTCTATCTCATTGGGTCAAATGAGTTGAGCtaaattatttataaataaaggaAACGTGCTAAATGGGATGGGTGGGTCAAACGGGTGAAAACCCTTTGAAATATAACCAAATGCATAAATCCTTTTGAATCCTTTGAAATATAACCACATGCATAAATCCTTTTGTAAGTATACAATTTTTTATTATAATCAACACATTAACTTAtgtatatatatctttaaaagaaGTAAAGATGTTTATGCATTTTTTATATCTGTATAGTGATACATAAGTTGCTTATTGTTTTAATCCTGTTCAATATCTACTGTAATACTGAAGGTTCAAGTTGCGGTTGAAGAATCACTGAAAAAGCATGATATTAGCAGTGCTCTTGCAACTAAGGAGTTGGTTTGGTTTACTGtacgtctctctctctctctctacctatagaaccacacacacacacacatatatgtgtgCGTGCGCGTGGATAATAGAAAGAACTAAAGAAGTAAAAGTTGAATGACTGTATCTTTGTTGCAGGCCTCTGCATTGTTGGTGCTGCCTATTTTAATCCTATTCAAAACTttgtcagcaatctttttgtAAGTCCCATTTTTTTAACATCCTTACTAAAAGTTGATGGAATAAAGAACTTATATTAATATCTTCCGACTTAAGAATATAAATCATTTTTCAATTCTCTTGAAACGACAGCAAAAAGGC encodes:
- the LOC110920622 gene encoding coiled-coil domain-containing protein 18, which translates into the protein MATSNLHIFLLLSLFFALIFTTTQADSPVEEPALRSDNSDTLRSELDKLSSKIHSLELLVEEKNHELKSKDETIAWTEKETAEKEKIILEKSDSITSLKNEVASLEGEASLHANEQVKKAHMRVHELEKELEKLQTEIKLKNDLRGTLETRTKELEKKTVDLNSKLNDLQQVADEQKRKLHKTERALKIAEEELKKAKFEATSKIKELTEVHSAWLPPWLAARLAGFQSYADNHWKEHGKPAFESLKQKAFEKKAQADKWAEPHVQTIKTKWIPAAREQWVLVVTNVEPQLQSLTKKTKEVYIQSKDAITPHVIKIKEVVDPHFQTVKKVSKPYIDQIATATKPHLDKARETVAPYTKEAVIAYGKFLESATKYHHQVQVAVEESLKKHDISSALATKELVWFTASALLVLPILILFKTLSAIFFKKAKRPTRNPNQPRRKAKRAHPDK